In Mixta intestinalis, the following are encoded in one genomic region:
- a CDS encoding lipocalin family protein: protein MSLWKTFIASIGALLSVACSTTPPKNVTVVEHFEANRYLGQWYEIARLNHRFERGLDHVTATYSKRNDGGLKVINRGYDTQKQRWKESIGKAYFTGSPQRAALKVSFFGPFYGGYNVIALDKDYRYALVCGPNYDYLWILSRTPQLDPAVKQQLTEQARQAGFPVDKLIWVKQDGATEQQAGN from the coding sequence ATGTCACTATGGAAAACCTTTATTGCCAGTATCGGTGCCCTGCTCTCAGTCGCCTGTAGTACCACTCCACCTAAAAATGTGACGGTTGTCGAACATTTTGAGGCCAATCGTTATCTTGGTCAGTGGTATGAAATTGCCCGCCTTAATCACCGCTTCGAGCGCGGGCTCGATCATGTTACCGCCACCTACAGCAAGCGGAACGATGGCGGCCTGAAGGTGATTAACCGTGGTTACGATACGCAGAAACAGCGCTGGAAAGAGAGCATCGGCAAAGCTTACTTTACCGGCTCGCCGCAGCGTGCGGCGCTGAAAGTCTCTTTCTTCGGTCCTTTTTATGGCGGCTATAACGTCATCGCACTTGATAAAGACTACCGCTACGCGCTGGTTTGTGGGCCGAACTACGATTATCTGTGGATTCTGTCACGCACGCCACAGCTTGACCCGGCGGTTAAGCAGCAGCTAACCGAGCAGGCGCGTCAGGCAGGCTTCCCGGTAGATAAGCTGATCTGGGTAAAACAGGATGGCGCTACGGAGCAGCAGGCAGGAAATTAA
- a CDS encoding entericidin A/B family lipoprotein, with the protein MSKKSIVAIFSALILSTLLSACNTTRGVGEDVEAGGQAIQRGAQ; encoded by the coding sequence ATGTCAAAGAAAAGTATTGTTGCTATTTTTTCAGCTCTGATTCTTTCTACTCTGCTCTCTGCCTGCAACACCACGCGTGGCGTGGGTGAAGATGTTGAAGCTGGTGGTCAGGCAATTCAGCGCGGCGCGCAATAA
- the efp gene encoding elongation factor P yields the protein MATYSSNDFRNGLKIMFEGEPYAIESSEFVKPGKGQAFARVKMRRLLTGKLIEKTFKSTDSAEGADVVDMTLTYLYNDGEFWHFMNNETFEQLAADEKAVGDSAKWLLDQAECIVTLWNNTPIAVTPPNFVELEIVDTDPGLKGDTAGTGGKPATLSTGAVVKVPLFVQIGEVIKVDTRSGEYVSRVK from the coding sequence ATGGCGACTTATTCTAGCAACGATTTTCGCAACGGTCTCAAAATCATGTTCGAAGGCGAGCCTTACGCTATCGAATCCAGTGAATTTGTAAAACCGGGCAAGGGCCAGGCGTTCGCACGTGTCAAAATGCGCCGTCTGCTGACCGGCAAACTGATTGAAAAAACCTTCAAATCTACCGACTCCGCTGAAGGCGCAGACGTTGTAGATATGACGCTGACTTACCTTTATAACGACGGTGAGTTCTGGCACTTCATGAACAATGAAACTTTCGAACAGCTGGCCGCTGATGAGAAAGCGGTTGGCGACAGCGCCAAATGGCTGCTGGATCAGGCTGAATGTATCGTTACCCTGTGGAACAACACTCCGATTGCGGTAACCCCGCCGAACTTCGTTGAGCTGGAAATCGTTGATACCGATCCAGGTCTGAAAGGTGATACGGCTGGTACCGGCGGTAAACCGGCTACGCTGTCCACCGGTGCGGTAGTTAAGGTTCCATTGTTCGTGCAGATTGGCGAAGTGATCAAGGTTGATACCCGCTCTGGCGAATACGTTTCTCGCGTAAAATAA
- the epmB gene encoding EF-P beta-lysylation protein EpmB: MAHIVTLNTPSREDWLQQLADVITEPHELLHFLTLDQHPELVEGSGARKLFALRVPRAFAQRMRKGDPYDPLLRQVITDRQEFIDAPGYSTDPLDEQSSVVPGLLHKYKNRALLLVKGGCAVNCRYCFRRHFPYQDNQGNKRNWQRALDYIRDHDELDEIIFSGGDPLMAKDHELDWLIGELETIPHLKRLRIHSRLPVVIPARITEELCQRLAHSRLQVLLVTHINHAQEIDDALRHGIAMLKRAGVTLLNQSVLLRDVNNDAPTLAALSNALFDAGILPYYLHVLDKVQGAAHFYVSDDEARAIMRQLLTLVSGYLVPKLAREIGGEPSKTPLDLQLRQS, from the coding sequence ATGGCACACATTGTAACCCTAAATACCCCATCCAGAGAAGATTGGTTGCAACAACTTGCAGACGTCATCACTGAACCCCATGAATTATTGCATTTTTTAACGCTGGATCAGCACCCGGAACTGGTGGAAGGTAGCGGCGCGCGTAAGCTTTTCGCCCTGCGCGTACCGCGTGCGTTCGCCCAGCGTATGAGAAAAGGCGATCCGTACGATCCGCTGCTGCGCCAGGTGATTACCGATCGTCAGGAGTTTATCGACGCGCCAGGTTACAGCACCGATCCGCTGGATGAGCAGAGCAGCGTGGTGCCGGGGCTGCTGCACAAGTATAAAAACCGGGCGCTGCTGCTGGTAAAAGGCGGCTGCGCGGTTAACTGCCGCTACTGCTTCCGCCGTCATTTCCCCTATCAGGATAATCAGGGCAATAAGCGTAACTGGCAGCGGGCGCTGGACTATATTCGCGATCACGATGAGCTGGATGAGATCATTTTTTCCGGCGGCGATCCGCTGATGGCGAAAGATCATGAGCTGGACTGGCTGATCGGCGAACTGGAGACGATCCCGCATCTGAAACGTCTGCGTATTCACAGCCGCCTGCCGGTAGTGATTCCGGCGCGCATTACGGAAGAACTGTGCCAGCGCCTGGCGCATTCACGCCTACAGGTATTGCTGGTGACCCATATTAACCATGCTCAGGAAATTGACGACGCGCTGCGGCACGGCATCGCCATGCTGAAGCGCGCTGGCGTTACCTTGCTGAACCAGAGTGTGCTGTTGCGCGATGTTAATAACGATGCGCCTACGCTGGCGGCACTCAGCAACGCGCTGTTTGATGCCGGTATCCTGCCTTACTATCTGCACGTGCTGGATAAGGTGCAGGGCGCAGCACATTTTTATGTCTCTGACGATGAAGCGCGGGCAATCATGCGTCAGCTGCTGACGCTGGTTTCAGGCTACCTGGTACCAAAGCTGGCACGTGAAATCGGCGGCGAACCGAGCAAAACGCCGCTTGATTTACAGCTAAGACAATCCTGA
- a CDS encoding response regulator transcription factor, which translates to MPSILIVDDHPAICFALKASLEAEEDLTVTTTTDGGKVMFLIRELKPDLIILDISLLKLDGLDLLARIKHYRPAIRVLILTGLPAEVYAPRSLKAGADGFLSKQHLLTAISAVVRLLLDGYSCFPAGSFIAENAPSASADAESSRLLERMSDRELTVLRYLAEGKSNKEIGELLQLSNKTISTYKARLLEKSGTESLAELLQQFKNIK; encoded by the coding sequence ATGCCTTCTATTCTTATCGTTGACGATCACCCGGCTATTTGTTTTGCGCTTAAGGCTTCACTGGAAGCGGAAGAGGACCTTACCGTAACCACGACAACCGATGGCGGGAAGGTGATGTTCCTTATTCGTGAACTTAAGCCTGACTTAATTATTCTTGATATTTCTCTTTTAAAGCTGGATGGGCTTGATTTACTGGCACGTATCAAACATTATCGCCCTGCTATTCGGGTACTGATCCTTACCGGGCTACCGGCAGAGGTTTACGCACCGCGCAGCCTGAAGGCAGGCGCAGACGGTTTTCTTAGCAAGCAACACCTGCTTACTGCAATCAGTGCGGTGGTACGGCTACTGCTGGATGGCTATAGCTGTTTTCCTGCCGGAAGCTTTATCGCGGAAAATGCGCCTTCGGCCTCCGCCGATGCAGAAAGCTCGCGGCTCCTGGAGCGCATGTCCGACCGCGAACTTACTGTTTTACGTTATCTGGCGGAAGGAAAATCAAATAAAGAAATTGGCGAACTGCTCCAGTTAAGTAATAAAACCATTAGCACTTATAAAGCACGGCTGCTGGAAAAAAGCGGAACGGAATCTCTGGCGGAGTTACTTCAACAATTTAAAAATATAAAATAA
- a CDS encoding response regulator: MALILRIVILIGLITFSSTGPAAPQPNQAVNSLQLLAHSQAMLSDLTLSSEQWRWLRKHNHLTIASWSPNVPPYFMNAGRYDYVGITADYLGLLASNLNIKLEIQQYADKKAAFEALKSGEADLIAWASDEAYEAGFLLSKPYTNNAPAEVVNFNAWPLPEEGVRLAIDAAYPNPEVFMQRWPQAQLIPFISARHALEALAFNQIDIFIGDATATQYLINESNLSDLNIRRLRNNQSKGFSFAARSDNEQLIAIINQVLAAIPANINEDIMRRWNGGFMPILSDRHLYFTSLEQKWIEDNPEIRVSVLRDSAPLSIYDSKKKLHGVTTDILKAIGLRTGLKFVIQPKDNLDEIITAVKSGHSDMVASLNLDSASHANLLTTRTWLFNSWVMVGRNPSLSLPSTHRAMLLKGNAVNLSAEPELQKMRLVHADTLTEGLEAVVKGKADVMILPLINANFYISRLYADKLRIIKSLEIEPARFTMAVSANNYPLATILDKALLNIAPEDLQLTVRKWHSNANMPHDRQNEIKSPPSQALIGLAIVAAGMILTLLILLLRHRQRRQPAQQHLLDAIPIPLFITDLNGRLTNANRSFADALNIDINEHRGQNVQTLMAESGLYDGNNVKEGIAFWQTLLQTNALGYGYVGGWQDTRESLQTLKQLQQAKYAAEKASRVKTTFLASISHELRTPLSAIIGILELLLRRKQLNPGDRDSLHIAYDTAESLLMLVGDIIDVARIETERLVLRPERASIRPLIESVVTMMDGLARQKSLLFTCEIDADISGDVLVDPVRFKQILINILGNAVKFTAQGRVIFQALLEKEEASALNLVLTIQDSGPGIDAETQARLFKPFEQGDNQQSQQGSGLGLYICRTLITMMAGDLTLDSQPGMGTEVTIRLRLPRMTPQPMPAVAATAQATPATARRILVVDDHAASRHVLIQQLHYLGHEAIGAADGQQALSLLSAQLPDVVITDCNMPVMDGFALTHAIRREHPDLIIWGATANKQQSVREACLNAGMNDCLFKPLTLQTLEKALNALPVNEVPSCNIAWKFPPGLNTPHKRRHFLQLQLEMFDEALNDIHEGQQHNRDLKTVLHKLRGGLLLLGADELIEACQQLEKQPDPECLKQFEQQIVHLSRHIQLIYAGTTDLSSLPTAG, from the coding sequence ATGGCGCTAATTCTACGCATAGTCATATTAATAGGGTTAATTACTTTTTCGTCTACCGGTCCGGCTGCTCCGCAGCCGAACCAGGCCGTTAATTCGCTACAGCTGCTGGCGCACAGTCAGGCGATGCTGTCGGATCTGACATTAAGCAGTGAACAATGGCGCTGGCTACGCAAACATAATCATCTGACGATCGCCAGCTGGTCGCCAAACGTTCCGCCCTATTTTATGAACGCCGGGCGTTATGACTATGTCGGCATTACCGCCGATTACCTTGGCCTGCTGGCCTCTAATCTTAATATTAAACTGGAAATTCAGCAGTACGCTGATAAGAAAGCGGCCTTTGAGGCGCTGAAAAGCGGTGAGGCGGATCTTATCGCCTGGGCCAGCGATGAGGCATACGAAGCAGGGTTTCTGCTGAGTAAGCCCTACACCAATAATGCACCGGCAGAAGTGGTGAATTTTAACGCCTGGCCGCTGCCTGAAGAGGGTGTCCGGCTGGCTATTGATGCCGCCTACCCTAACCCAGAAGTCTTTATGCAGCGCTGGCCACAGGCGCAGCTGATTCCCTTTATTTCGGCCCGTCATGCGCTGGAAGCATTAGCCTTTAATCAGATTGATATTTTTATTGGCGATGCTACCGCCACACAATATTTAATTAACGAATCTAATCTGAGCGATTTAAATATTCGCCGCCTGCGCAATAACCAATCAAAAGGATTCTCTTTTGCTGCGCGTTCCGATAATGAACAGCTTATTGCGATCATTAATCAGGTGCTGGCCGCTATTCCGGCAAATATTAATGAAGATATTATGCGGCGCTGGAACGGCGGTTTTATGCCGATCCTCAGCGATCGTCATCTCTATTTCACTTCACTTGAACAGAAATGGATTGAGGATAACCCGGAAATTCGCGTTTCAGTGCTGCGTGACAGCGCGCCGCTAAGCATTTATGACAGCAAGAAAAAGCTGCACGGTGTTACTACCGATATTTTGAAAGCTATTGGTCTGCGCACCGGGCTGAAATTCGTTATTCAGCCTAAAGATAACCTTGATGAAATTATTACCGCTGTAAAATCTGGTCACAGCGATATGGTAGCCAGTCTTAATCTCGACAGCGCCAGCCATGCTAACCTGTTAACCACCCGAACCTGGCTGTTTAATTCCTGGGTAATGGTTGGACGCAACCCTTCGCTTTCGCTGCCCAGCACGCATCGGGCGATGCTGCTGAAGGGCAACGCCGTCAATCTCAGCGCCGAACCTGAATTGCAGAAAATGCGTCTGGTTCATGCCGATACCCTGACCGAGGGGCTGGAAGCGGTGGTGAAAGGCAAGGCAGACGTGATGATTCTGCCGTTAATCAACGCGAACTTTTATATTTCCCGGCTGTATGCCGACAAGCTGCGCATTATTAAAAGTCTGGAGATCGAACCAGCACGCTTCACTATGGCGGTCTCCGCCAACAACTATCCGTTGGCGACCATTCTGGATAAAGCCTTGCTGAATATTGCCCCGGAAGATTTACAGCTAACGGTGCGCAAATGGCACAGCAACGCCAACATGCCTCACGACAGGCAGAACGAGATTAAATCTCCTCCCTCTCAGGCACTCATCGGGTTAGCAATTGTTGCTGCCGGTATGATTCTGACGCTGCTTATTCTGCTGCTGCGCCACCGCCAACGGCGTCAGCCTGCTCAACAGCACCTGCTGGATGCGATTCCCATCCCCCTGTTTATTACCGATCTCAACGGGCGGCTAACTAACGCAAATCGCTCCTTTGCCGATGCCCTGAACATCGATATCAATGAGCATCGCGGGCAAAACGTGCAAACATTAATGGCCGAGTCCGGGCTTTATGATGGCAATAACGTTAAGGAAGGCATCGCTTTCTGGCAGACGCTGCTGCAAACCAATGCGTTGGGTTACGGCTACGTTGGCGGCTGGCAGGATACGCGCGAAAGCCTGCAAACATTGAAGCAATTGCAACAGGCAAAATATGCGGCGGAAAAAGCCAGCCGGGTAAAAACCACCTTCCTCGCCTCCATTAGCCATGAATTGCGTACGCCGCTCAGCGCCATTATCGGCATTCTGGAACTGCTGCTACGACGTAAACAGCTTAACCCCGGCGATCGCGACTCGTTACATATCGCCTACGACACCGCAGAATCGCTGTTAATGCTGGTAGGCGACATTATTGACGTTGCACGTATCGAGACAGAGAGGCTGGTACTGCGCCCTGAACGCGCCTCGATTCGCCCGCTGATTGAATCCGTAGTAACTATGATGGATGGCCTGGCACGGCAGAAATCGCTGCTGTTTACCTGTGAAATCGATGCGGATATCAGCGGTGATGTGCTGGTCGATCCGGTGCGGTTTAAGCAAATCCTGATTAATATTCTCGGCAACGCGGTCAAATTTACCGCTCAGGGGCGAGTGATCTTCCAGGCTCTGCTGGAAAAAGAGGAAGCTTCCGCACTTAACCTGGTGCTGACTATTCAGGACAGCGGGCCGGGCATCGACGCGGAAACACAGGCGCGCCTCTTTAAGCCCTTTGAGCAGGGTGATAATCAGCAGAGCCAACAGGGTAGCGGCCTGGGCCTGTATATCTGCCGAACGCTGATTACGATGATGGCCGGCGACTTAACGCTGGACAGCCAGCCGGGAATGGGTACGGAAGTCACCATTCGCCTGCGCCTGCCGAGAATGACGCCGCAGCCGATGCCTGCGGTAGCCGCCACCGCGCAGGCCACGCCAGCTACCGCACGGCGGATTCTGGTGGTGGACGATCACGCCGCCAGCCGCCACGTTTTAATCCAGCAGCTGCACTATTTAGGCCATGAGGCGATCGGCGCGGCTGACGGTCAGCAGGCGCTCTCTCTGCTCTCCGCCCAACTGCCCGACGTCGTCATTACCGACTGTAACATGCCGGTGATGGACGGCTTCGCCCTGACCCATGCCATTCGGCGCGAACATCCCGATTTGATTATCTGGGGCGCGACGGCCAACAAACAGCAGTCGGTTCGTGAAGCCTGTCTGAATGCCGGAATGAATGATTGTTTGTTCAAGCCGTTAACGCTACAGACGCTGGAAAAAGCGCTCAACGCCCTGCCGGTCAATGAGGTTCCCAGCTGCAATATTGCGTGGAAATTCCCACCGGGCCTGAATACGCCGCATAAGCGCCGTCACTTCCTGCAGCTTCAGCTGGAAATGTTTGATGAGGCGTTAAACGATATTCATGAAGGACAACAGCATAATCGCGATCTAAAAACCGTATTGCATAAATTACGCGGCGGGTTATTGCTGCTTGGCGCGGACGAATTAATCGAGGCCTGTCAGCAGCTGGAGAAGCAGCCTGACCCGGAATGCCTGAAACAATTCGAGCAGCAAATAGTGCATCTTTCCCGGCATATTCAGCTTATTTATGCAGGGACTACAGACCTGTCATCCCTTCCTACAGCAGGCTGA
- a CDS encoding DUF1090 domain-containing protein, producing the protein MKKLTVLAAVMMAGVFNMAHAGVEDCATKRAALEKEISIAQHYGNTMKVNSLKHALAEVKAHCTSSSVIAKAQKEVAKLEKKLAEKQGDIREVQADLREAQARGKKDKIAKYQRKLSEKQADLQEIQQKLNQARADLASLQK; encoded by the coding sequence ATGAAAAAGTTAACAGTTCTTGCTGCGGTAATGATGGCTGGCGTATTTAACATGGCTCATGCAGGCGTTGAAGATTGCGCCACCAAACGTGCAGCGCTGGAAAAAGAAATCAGCATCGCGCAGCACTACGGTAACACCATGAAAGTGAACAGCCTGAAACACGCGCTGGCTGAAGTTAAAGCACATTGCACCAGCTCAAGCGTGATTGCTAAAGCACAGAAAGAAGTTGCCAAGCTGGAAAAGAAACTGGCTGAAAAACAAGGCGACATCCGTGAAGTGCAGGCTGACCTGCGTGAAGCCCAGGCCCGCGGCAAAAAAGACAAAATCGCTAAATACCAGCGTAAGCTGAGCGAAAAACAGGCAGATCTGCAGGAAATCCAGCAGAAACTGAACCAGGCGCGTGCTGACCTGGCTTCCCTGCAAAAATAA
- a CDS encoding fimbria/pilus outer membrane usher protein, protein MDGEEPCLQRDLLEEWGVKLRQLPEDSWSAQGCLSQASFERLRIQSWYRPDAGLLTILIPDKFINARQNGVNTSRWDEGINAFFTSYRASYANYQSDSPYAETGDSYNLEFDNGINYGPWRLRYQNTVWRDTEGKHGVYSRQANLYRSINSWRSQLLAGDSETTDTLFDAVPFRGITLVTDEAMFPDSWRPFSPWINGYARSHAEVTISQNGMTVYRIHVPPGPFVIRDFYPPDNNGTLQLTVKESDGSESSRYLPWSAMPALVHEGNYSYELVAGRYRPWRGSDLAKPTFLQATLARGITPTLTLYTGTQHADQYDSYLAGAGLHLNSLGSFSVDSTWSRYTSYAEDYRGSVWRLRYARTFFNSGTNFSALLRYYPAGQQFRALEEKITQPSADYDWLFDETKNRLLTQEYWINHYLNEEQSLSLHYTQQNWRNTSGHRRYISLSYQANVGDWDISVWLGRSREQSSRSETTLGITLSLALPDIPGGGSPSLSYSHNLASHSDPSEEIGLSGSALSDYSLRYDLSALHTPHADNQYNASLGYQYNAGEATISAYREGGTRERRIDVRGSVLAHRNGITLGQEISDTMALIVVPNTPGIGNYQQFGVKTNAKGEALVGSLVPWRVNRLTLDSWQLPDDLTLPMTERGVVPTKGAIVRAMFLPAEKKKVKDEDEDDDEDADEEDKPE, encoded by the coding sequence ATGGACGGCGAGGAACCCTGCCTGCAACGGGATTTGCTGGAAGAATGGGGCGTAAAGTTAAGACAGCTACCGGAAGATAGCTGGAGCGCACAAGGCTGCCTGTCTCAGGCGAGCTTCGAACGGCTGCGCATTCAATCCTGGTATCGGCCCGATGCGGGGCTGCTCACTATTCTTATCCCTGATAAATTTATTAACGCCCGGCAAAACGGCGTCAATACCAGCCGCTGGGATGAAGGCATTAATGCCTTTTTTACCAGCTATCGTGCCAGCTACGCTAATTATCAGAGCGACAGCCCCTACGCCGAAACAGGCGACAGCTATAACCTGGAATTCGATAACGGTATTAACTATGGCCCGTGGCGTCTGCGCTATCAGAATACCGTCTGGCGCGATACCGAAGGCAAACATGGCGTATACAGCCGCCAGGCCAATCTTTACCGCAGCATAAACAGCTGGCGATCGCAGCTGCTGGCCGGAGACAGCGAAACGACAGATACGCTGTTTGACGCCGTGCCATTTCGCGGCATCACGCTGGTTACGGATGAGGCGATGTTTCCCGATAGCTGGCGGCCTTTCTCGCCCTGGATTAACGGCTACGCCAGAAGTCATGCCGAAGTAACCATCAGCCAGAACGGGATGACGGTTTATCGTATACACGTGCCGCCCGGCCCCTTCGTAATCCGCGATTTTTATCCACCGGATAATAACGGCACGCTGCAACTGACGGTTAAAGAGAGCGACGGCAGCGAATCAAGCCGCTATCTGCCCTGGTCGGCGATGCCCGCGCTGGTGCATGAAGGCAACTACAGCTATGAGCTGGTAGCCGGGCGCTATCGCCCGTGGCGCGGTAGCGATCTCGCTAAACCTACCTTTTTGCAGGCTACCCTCGCACGCGGCATTACCCCAACCCTCACGCTCTATACCGGTACCCAGCACGCCGATCAATATGACAGCTATCTTGCGGGCGCAGGTTTACATCTGAATTCGCTGGGTTCGTTTTCTGTGGATTCCACCTGGTCGCGCTATACCTCATATGCGGAAGATTATCGCGGTAGCGTCTGGCGTCTGCGCTACGCCAGAACGTTTTTTAACAGCGGAACCAACTTTAGCGCCCTGCTACGCTATTACCCCGCCGGACAGCAATTTCGCGCGCTGGAGGAGAAAATTACGCAGCCTTCCGCAGACTACGACTGGCTTTTTGATGAAACTAAAAATCGTCTGCTGACCCAGGAATATTGGATCAACCACTATCTGAACGAAGAACAGAGCCTGAGCCTGCACTACACACAGCAAAACTGGCGCAATACCTCTGGTCATCGCCGCTATATTTCCCTGAGCTATCAGGCAAACGTGGGCGACTGGGATATCAGCGTATGGCTGGGACGCTCTCGAGAGCAGAGCAGCCGCAGCGAAACCACGCTGGGCATCACGCTCAGCCTGGCACTGCCCGATATTCCCGGCGGCGGCTCGCCCAGCCTGAGTTACAGCCATAACCTCGCCAGCCACTCTGACCCCAGCGAGGAGATCGGTCTGAGCGGCTCGGCACTCTCGGATTACAGCCTGCGTTACGATCTCTCGGCGCTGCATACTCCTCACGCCGACAATCAATATAACGCCTCGCTGGGCTATCAATATAACGCCGGTGAAGCCACCATCAGCGCTTATCGCGAAGGCGGCACGCGCGAACGACGTATCGACGTTCGCGGATCGGTGCTGGCTCACCGTAACGGCATTACGCTGGGACAAGAAATCAGCGACACCATGGCGCTGATCGTGGTACCGAATACGCCAGGCATCGGTAACTATCAGCAGTTTGGTGTGAAAACCAATGCGAAAGGCGAAGCGCTGGTGGGTTCCCTGGTACCGTGGCGCGTGAACCGCCTGACGCTGGATAGCTGGCAGCTGCCTGACGATTTAACGCTACCGATGACGGAGCGCGGTGTCGTGCCGACGAAAGGAGCCATCGTCAGAGCGATGTTCTTACCTGCCGAGAAGAAAAAAGTGAAAGATGAAGATGAAGACGACGATGAGGATGCTGATGAAGAGGATAAGCCGGAATAG
- a CDS encoding DUF4156 domain-containing protein, translated as MRINVLLGLSVAALLLTGCSTSKDLSAAGQRVTFTDQQPGEACQLLGEITGSQSNWLSGAGGESSSLRGAANDLRNRAAEMGGNVIYGATSPTQNIWSSFAPLDSKMSGQVYKCP; from the coding sequence ATGCGGATTAATGTCTTGCTGGGGCTTTCTGTGGCGGCGCTGCTGCTGACAGGGTGTAGCACGTCGAAAGATCTAAGTGCGGCCGGACAGCGCGTCACCTTTACCGATCAGCAACCGGGAGAAGCGTGTCAGTTACTGGGGGAAATTACCGGTAGCCAAAGCAACTGGCTGAGTGGAGCGGGCGGCGAAAGCAGTTCTCTGCGCGGGGCGGCAAACGATTTGCGCAACCGTGCGGCGGAGATGGGCGGCAACGTGATTTACGGTGCTACCAGCCCGACACAAAATATCTGGTCAAGCTTCGCGCCGCTCGACAGCAAAATGAGCGGCCAGGTTTATAAGTGCCCCTAA